Proteins encoded together in one Polyangiaceae bacterium window:
- a CDS encoding pentapeptide repeat-containing protein, translating into MSPSSTPFQTRGATLRGATLRGATLRGATLRGATLQTH; encoded by the coding sequence TTGTCGCCATCGAGTACTCCTTTCCAAACTCGCGGCGCCACACTTCGCGGCGCCACACTTCGCGGCGCCACACTTCGCGGCGCCACACTTCGCGGCGCCACACTTCAGACACATTGA